A stretch of DNA from Vanrija pseudolonga chromosome 6, complete sequence:
GACGCCATTGTCAAGGACGCCGTTGAGCgcctcgctgtcctcgacAAGGTCCTCCTCAAGAAGACCTtcctcgttggcgagcgcctcaccatcgccgacgtcttcgtcgcctcggccgttGCCAACGCCTTCGCTCAGCTGATCGACGCGCCCCTCCGCGCCAAGATCCCCAACGTTGTCCGTTACGTCAACACCGTCATCCGCTcgcccaagctcgccaaggtcTACGAGGGCCTCGAGTTCATTGAGAAGCAGCCCGCTTACGTTCCCTCCGCCAAGGCTgagaagcccaagaaggaggagaagcccaaggccgccaaggagcCCAAGGCTGCccccaagaagaaggagcccgagcccgaggaggaggagccccttgtccccgccgaggtcaaggtcaagaaccccctcgacgacctccccAAGTCGACCTTCAACCTCGAGGAGTGGAAGCGCCAGTACTCGAACCTTGACACCCGTGGTGCCAACGGCTCGATCGAGTGGTTCTACAAGAACTTTGACAACGAGGGCTTCTCTATCTGGAAGGTCGACTTCAAGTacaacgacgagctcacCCACGTCTTCATGTCGGCCAACCAGATTGGCGGCTTCTTCAACCGTCTCGAGGCCTCGAGGAAATACCTCTTCGGCTCGGTCGGTGTCCTCGGCAAGAACAACGACTCGGTCATCACTGGTGTCCTCATCCTCCGTGGCCAGAACGCCATCCCCGTCGTTGACGTTGCCCCCGACTACGAGTCGTACGACTTCAAGAAgatcgacctcgccgacgccaaggacaaggagttCTTCGAGGCTTCGCTCGCCTGGGACCTTGTCCAGGATGGCCGCGAGTGGGCCGACGGCAAGAACTTCAAGTAAGGAGTGGTGGtcgtggaggtggtggtcgtcgtaTCGGAGCCCACCTGTTGTCCCGTAGCTGGCGTCGCGACGCCAAGCCGCGAGCCGTTGATAGAACGGCGTTGTGTAATGAATAATGCGACGCaacgacgcgagcgagcgggcagCAAGTGGCAGGCAGGAGCAGGTCGACAAGAGCTACAACTGACCTTGGTGCAACGACACTCCACGGCTAGATACGGGACGGAGGAGACCGATGGCTCCGTCGGCACCATCGCATCGTCCCTCTCCGACGACACAGGTCCATGCCACACGGCTCACATCGGGCGCGCCGACATGCCTTCCGACCCGTCAGTTCACACATATTTAACCACGAGGAGATGCGATGAGGAGATGTACGACGTGCCGACGATCACCCCTCTCGGCACCGGCATGTGACCACTGTTCGAGTTTGCTGGAACCGCGCCAGGCCGCGCACGGTATGCGGGCGGGCGCTGATCACTCGTGTGGCGAGTAGCCGTTACACGGGTCCATGGGTCTTGTGCGCCGTGCCATGTCGTAtcgggctcgccgaggcgccgttACCGCCCTCAAGCCATGGTCTAGCACATtgctctcgctctcgctgaGGCGGGCTGGCCGCACGTACGGGTTGGCCGAGTGGGCCTCGCCACCGTGAAGGGACCCCggggcggccgtcgccgccgccgccgccgccattgaCGATAGGCGAGCCGTCAACCGATCGGCCAGCTTCGAGGCCCCGCAAGCCGAGTCGTCGCTGTTactctcgccgtcggcagggCCGAGTGGGCCATGGTTACGGGGGAACATAAGTACACGCGAGAGGCGCCCGGAGCAGGGGAGCGGTGCTAGCCACCATCTGTTTTCGGGTGAGGCAgtggcgctcgccgctgttGTGTGGTGAGCGAGTGGCACTCGCCGCCATACGAGGGAACAAGGTGTTCGTCGCCGCTTccgccgacgggctcggcgagtgacacggggcgagcgcgtcgacacATGTAcccgtgtcgtcgagcggtAAGCCATGCGCAACGAAGTCGTCGTCAGTAAGACGGCGGAgtggcgctgcgcgccgtctcATTGCTGGGCCACAACGCGATGCTGTGGGCCAGCAGGTGTTGCTCGCGCACAGACTGTGAGTggtcctcgccgctgtcaGTGACCATGAGGCGTAGCCAGCTCAACGTGACCGCTTTGGGGGAACGggtgaggggagggggggggagagggaggggggcaGTGGCACTTGCCATCGTGGAGGGCTTGACCcgcggccagcgccgccgtggatGGGAGGACACAGTCGACGGGGAGagcctcgtcgcgcggccgctggtgctggtcCAGAAGTGCCAAGTGGCACCTGTTCGGCCGAGCTGTTCCCCCGTGcaagtcgtcgccgtcatcaGGCGGGGCCCGTCGACGATAGCATCAATCCTCGCGTATCGCGTACGACTTGGTATCGCCGACGCGACACTAGCCCACACGACAAGCCAGTTCAGTTCGGGACAAGAGTGCGCGCCCGCCCTTAGCTCTCGGCGTGCATGCCGCGGGGAAGATTGATTCAGATAAGCCCTGCGCATGCTGGCGTCAGGGGCACCGTTCTGGAACAGGACCGAGTCACGACCATACTGTAGCTCGCTGTTTGCATCGGAGGTGCCGAGATTGAATCGCTTGGCGACCGACGTCGATCATCCATTCAATCGCGAGGCACTGATTCCCGCGAGCATGGCTtctgggcgaggcgagctacggcacggcacggcacgcccgtcgtcgggcccggcgcggacgagctAGTGCCACACACGTCCGCAGCGGATATGTGGTAATGCTGCAGGACTTCCTGCCTCCCACCCATGCCGCGGATGAGCAGAAACCTCCGGCGCTCCTGATAAGGTGCACGCGACCACTGGCGTGCGGCGATCATCTCGCGTCGACGTGGACTAATAGGAAGCGAGCATGGTGGTTGCCTGTGGTCGTGTGAGCGTGGTGAGGGATAGATGAGGTATGATGTCTCAGTCTGGCTGTCGCTGGGTGAGTGTCAGCGCGGCCACATGAGGCTGGGCTGTTGTCTGTcgctggccgacgagcctAACCCTCTACATTGTGTAACATGCCGCGGGAGACGGCGCCTCTGTTCCAGTGACACGGTCCATGTGTCCATGTGACGGCTCACACGACCAGCGTAAGTCGTaagcgcgagcagctcgcgaATAGGGGACATCGAGGTCAGGTCAATTAGAACAGTTAGGTACAGGTCGTAATTGCGAAGGTAGCTGTGCACTTCTACTCGGTAGCCCGAAAGGCACATGTCGAACAAGCCACTAGAAGCAGGCGTGTGCGAGCATGCCGCGGAAGACGGTCCCTCGCGCTAGCAAGCTAGCTCGCGACTTCGAAACTCGAGGAACTTGGCGACGTAGATGGAAGGAATGGCGGCGAACGAAGAGCGAAGGGAGTTGTTACACAGCTGGTCTGGTTTGGTGGTCTGGTCTGGCTGTGCGTACCAGCGGTGGGCAACAGTctcgcccgagccgagccggGTCTCTGTGTCTCGTAGCGTCCGACAGTGCTACATACCTGCCCGGCTCGACGAAGCGACGAAAGTCGGCATCGGTCGGCCCAGCCGACTGACTGTCGCCAAGACCGATGGCCGCCAAGAAGTCGACTGCGGAACGACGACGATCGTCAGGCCCCAGATACCTACAACAGGAACGGGCTGCCTGGCCCAACGTCTAAACAAGCTTCGGAGAAGCTACATACTGAGGTGCATGCTCCTTgctccgcgccgctggcgccggcgctgccaaGCCTAGGGGTGGTATGCGATCGGCTTGGTGTGGCGCGAACGGACGGCTCGGTGTGGCCTCGGGctggctcgccggcggccggtccggtgggggcggcgggcggtggccgctcggcgtggcgtggcaggcggtgggcggtgggcatGGCGGGCTTTGCGAGTCCGACGTGAATCCGACGCGAGGCGAGTCCGCTGGACCGTGTCagacggcgaggcgaggttaAGGATGTATGCTTTGCCCAGGCAGGTTGTGGCACATCAACAGCTCGCACGGAGGTCGAACCGCTGTCCGCCGAGCGGACGACCACCATCTGACCAGACCGCCACATTTCCAACTGCCAACTGCCACGCACCTCGGTGACCTCGCTACCCTAGGCACCCTCGAATGgatggcgagcagcagctgggACAAGGCACTGTTCCAGTGAGCTCATCAGCCGTAAGGCAAGGTGCCGAGTCGTGGCAAATAGTCATCAATGTGAGACatgggtgtgtgtggcgcCGGGCCCTCTGCTCCACCCAACCACCAGTTCCACTGGAAGCCGGAGATAATCAGTCCACGCCTCGTGCcctgcgtgcgtgccgttgccgctcCAACGGGCCTGTGCATGTACGATCGCACGCTCCCTCGCACTCACTCGCCGGAGCGATCAGAGCGCGAGCGACTAACTAACTCGGTGGGGCCGAGACATGTGTCGTacacgtcgtcgtggttgtCGCTGCTTCCGCCGGCTACGGCGGTcggaggccggcgccgccgcgcaccgctGTGCCAGCCGGCGGGTTAGTCAGTCGGCGGTCGCGGTGTGTCAGATCAGAGCTAATTTGGCTGCTTGGATCTGTGCTACGCCCGGAAACGGGGCCGGGTTGACCATAGACGCGGGATAGACCCGGTGAGACCATGAAACTTTTTGGGCTTGTGCAAGCAAGCAACGAACGAGTTGGATGTGCCGCTCGAGATAGCTCGAGGCAGCCAGCGCACAACGCCACATCACGATCACGACGATGGTGCCCCCGGACGCCGTGTCCGTCTCCGGAGCTGACCAGCGCCGCTAtgcgccggcagcgccgagctgagCACCAAGCACGCAACGCATCGTGCTGTCTGTCGCCATCAGAGTTGCGAGGTGACATGACATTCTTAAAGTTTGTTTGCGCgtccgcctccaccaccacatgGTGCTGCTCGCTTATCTGATTTGAGTga
This window harbors:
- the tef3_0 gene encoding Elongation factor 1-gamma; this encodes MAPVGTLHVFPGNPRTRRVEAVVALTGLDVTIDSTPNYADGKYKTKEFLAKFPLGYLPAFEGADGSLIQESAAISDYLAALAPNSNLVPTDPKDFGEVRQWQAFADQEIFIKLGVAGKILRGVYPYSKGIFDAIVKDAVERLAVLDKVLLKKTFLVGERLTIADVFVASAVANAFAQLIDAPLRAKIPNVVRYVNTVIRSPKLAKVYEGLEFIEKQPAYVPSAKAEKPKKEEKPKAAKEPKAAPKKKEPEPEEEEPLVPAEVKVKNPLDDLPKSTFNLEEWKRQYSNLDTRGANGSIEWFYKNFDNEGFSIWKVDFKYNDELTHVFMSANQIGGFFNRLEASRKYLFGSVGVLGKNNDSVITGVLILRGQNAIPVVDVAPDYESYDFKKIDLADAKDKEFFEASLAWDLVQDGREWADGKNFK